TGCTGCGCTTCATCGGCTACCCCACGCGCTTCGATCGTCGCGCCACGGACGCTGCCCTCGCCGATAGCGCCATCGCGGTGCCCGAGCTCGAGGACTACGCGTGGCGCCTATGGGATTACTGGGAGCGCCACCTCGACCCCGATCTGCACGTCGATCGAACGCTGAGCGGTGCCGTGAAGGGCAAGGTGGTGGTGGTGACCGGTGCCTCCTCGGGTATCGGCAAGTCGGCGGCCGTGAAGATCGGTGCAGCGGGCGGTCGCGTCGTGCTCGTCGCGCGCAAGCTCTCCAAGCTCGAGAAGACCAAGAAGCTGATCGACGAGGCGGGCGGCGAGTCCCATATCGTCACCTGCGATATCTCCGACGTGGAGGCGGTGGACACCGCCGTGAAGCAGATCGAGGAGACGATCGGTACGGTCGATGTGCTGATCAACAATGCCGGTCGCTCGATCCGTCGCTCGCTGAAGCACAGCTTCGAGCGCTTCCACGACTTCGAGCGCACGATGCAGCTGAACTACTTCGGCGCCCTGCGCATGATCCTGCGCATCCTGCCGGGCATGGTGGAGCGCCGCGCCGGCCACATCATCAACATCTCCTCGATCGGTGTGCTGAGCAACGCGCCGCGCTTCTCCGCCTACGTCGCCTCGAAGGCCGCCCTCGACGCCTTTACGCGCTGTGCCGCGGCCGAGTTCAACGACGCGGACGTGCGCTTCACCACGATCAACATGCCGCTCGTGCGCACGCCCATGATCGCGCCGACCAAGATCTACCAGAACGTGCCGACGATCAGCCCCGAGGAGGCGGCGGACATGATCGTCGATGCGATCATCCGCCGGCCGCATCGCGTGGCGACACGATTGGGCATCTTCGCCGAAATCGCCCATTTGCTGGCGCCGAATCTGGTCCAGGTGGGCATGAACACGGCCTTCAAGCTGTTCCCGGACAGCCCCAAGGGGACGGACGGCAAGCGCCTGCCGCGCAGTGCCGAGCAGATCGCCTTCGCCCAGCTCACGCGGGGGATTCACTGGTGACTTTAGGGCTTGCCCACAAGTTATTACGTTCAAGCCGCGGACCTGTGATCTAAGTTCACACCTACTCTCCTGGGGCTGAGTACCATAGCGATGTGTCGGGAATCACCGCACCGCTAAGGGGAGTTAGGCGCTTGCAGAGAAGGGCATTGATGCTGGCGATCCGCACCGCGGACCATCTGCTGGAGCGCCAGGAGTCGTCGGCCGCGGCAGACGTTCTCGAGCGCTACCTCGCTGCCCATCCCCCCCACGGCCGGGTGCTGCAGCGCTTGGGTCGCGTGCGTCTCATGCAAGGGCGCGCGGCGGAAGCCGCCCACCTGCTCGAGCAGGCGCTCGAGTGTTGTGCTCCAGAGCCCGCGATGGACGACGAGGTCGTGGCGATCTGCACCGACGACCAGCAGCTGGCCCCCGCGACCCCGCCTAGCGCCGCTGCTCGATAGCCTTCGCGGCGATCCGATCCAGTAGCGCCGGTAGGAAGGGCTTCAGCAGCAGCCCTAAGCGCGTGCGGCTGGAGGTCAGGCACAGGCGCTTGCGCGCCCAGGTGTCCGCCAGAATCATCTCGGCGCAGCGCGACGCGGTCAGCAGCTTGCCTTCCTGCATCGGTGAGGTGCCGAGCGCCTTACCGTCAGCACCGATCGCGCGACGATGGGTCTCGGTGAGGACGAAATCCGGGGCCGCCACGGTCACGCTCACCCCCCTGTCGCGCAGCTCGATACGCAAGCTGTCCATGAAGCCGACCAAGGCGTGCTTGCTGGCCGCGTAGGCGGTACGTTCCGGCACGCCCGTCATCCCCGCCGCGCTGGCGACCGCCACCAGGCGGCCGCCCGAGGCGCGCAGGGCAGGCAGGGCGTGGCGAATGCAGTTCACGGCGCCCATCAGGTTGACCTGCAGCAGGTGGGGGAAGACGTCGAGGCTCTCCAGTTGATCGAAGCGGGCCCACATGGTGCTGCCAGCGTTGCACACCAGCGTGTCCAAACCGCCGAACTCGGCGATGCCCGCTTCCACCAGGCGCTGGCAGTCGGCCTCTCGGCTAACGTCGGTCGGCTGGGTGAGCACCTGCGCCCCGAGTTCACGGCACTCGCTGGCGATCTGTTCGAGGCGCTCGGTGTTGCGCGCGCCCAGGACGAGCTTAGCTCGCACGTCGGCCAGTTGCAGTGCACACGCACGACCGATGCCCTCCGTGGCGCCCGTGACCAACACGGTGCTGCCTGCGTATGGCGCCTTCGACATAGAGCGGGACTCCCCGAAGCTGTTGGACTGCGACGCTCCAGCGTCGGTGATGGGTTGTATATACTTTCGCCGCGTTTACCCAGGGTAGGGTGTCACGCGCGAGCGCAAACGGAGAAGCGGAACGCTTATGGTCGACTTCAACGGTCTTCACATCGTCATCACCGGTGCCGCCAGCGGCTTGGGTCGGTTGATGACCGAGCGCCTGTTGGGCGCCGGGGCCACTGTACACGCGGTGGATGTGGATGCCGATGGGCTGAAGGATCTGCAGACCCAAGCCGACGCCGGTGGTAGCGGCCGGCTGCTGCCTTACCCGTGCGATCTCAGCAACCGGCGCGCGATCGCTGCCACGGCTGATCAGATCCAGCATGCCTGTCCGGCCGTGGATATCCTGATCAACAATGCGGGAATCGTCTCTGGCCGCCCCTTGCTCGAGATCAGCGACGAGCAGATCGAACGCACCTTCGCGGTCAACACCTTGGCCCTGTTCTGGCTGACCCGCGCCTTTCTGCCCGCCATGGTTCGGCGCGATGCCGGCCACATCGTGACCATCGCCTCCGCAGGTGGCCTCGTCGGCACGGCCCGCTTGACCGACTACTGCGCCAGCAAGTTTGCCGCGATCGGTTTCGATGACTCCCTGCGGCTCGAGCTCAAGCGCCTGAACAGCCGCATTCGCACGACGGTGGTGTGCCCCTTCTACATCAACACCGGGATGTTCGAGGGCGTGCGCACGCGCTTCCCGTGGCTACTCCCGATCCTCGAGCCCGAGTACGTGGTCGAGCGCACACTGGAGGCCGTCAGGCGCGGGCGTAGGCGCCTGATCATGCCCAGGTTCGTGCTATCCGTCTTCCTGGCCCGGCTGCTCCCCACCGCGTGGTTCGATGCGGTGATGAGTTTCTTCGGCATCAGCAAGAGCATGGACGACTTCGTCGGCCGTCGCGGCAAGGCTGAGTAGACTTACTCCGCCGTGGTGGCGCCGGCCGCACCTAGCACAGGCTTTAGGCGCAGCTTCTGCCCGATGAAGATGTGCTGGCCGCTCTTCAGGGCGTTCAGGGACACGATACGATTGCGCGGGATGCCGAAGCGCTTGGCGACCTCCCACACGGAGTCACCGCGGCGCACCGTGTACACCTCGGGCACGTAGGTCTCGAAGGTCTGTCCCTTGCCGGGGACCACCAGCATCTGTCCCACGCTCAGGCGGTCGGCGTTGCTGAGGCGATTGGCGGCGATCAGGTCGCGCTGGCGCACGCCCAGACGTCGGGCGATCACGGAGATGCTGTCCCCCCGACGCACCCGGTAGGTGCCGCCAGGTGCTGTGACGACTGCCGCCGTGGTCGCGGCCGGTCGGCTGCTCGCTGTCGCCGGGGTGGAGATGGCCTTTGCCGTGACCGGCGCGGGCGTCGGTGCGCGCTGAGTTGCGCGCACGGGAAGCTTCAGGGTTTGCCCGACGCGGATCAGATGGGCGGACTTCAGGCCGTTCAGTTCCGCGATGGCGCGGGCGCTGACCCCGTAGCGCGCGCCGATCACCGATAGGGACTCCCCGCGCTCCACGCGGTGTTGCACATCGGGTGTCTGCCGGGCGAAGCGTTGGGTCGCCGGCACGGCGCCGAGCGCCTCACGAGCGCTCAGTAGATCGAGGGTGGCCGGCACGCGTAGTGCGTAGCCCTTGGGCACATGCTTCTCGCCGCGCCAGATGGGCCAGCGCAGGGCGGGGTTGAGCTTGCGCAGGGTGTCGAGGTCCGTGCCGAGGCTCTCGGCCAGCGCCGCCGCCGGCACGAAGTCCGGAATCTCCACCGCGTGATGCGGCACCGGACTGGCCGGGGTGACGTCGCCGAAGTACTGGGAGGCGTGCTGATGCACGTGGACGGCGGCGATGAACGAGGCGTAGAAGTTTCGCGAGGCAAAGCCGAAGGTGCGACCGTCGTAGCGCTCGACGATGTCACCGATGTTCTGTGTGCCGAGCTTGACGGTGGCGCGACGCATGCCCGCGACGCCGTGGTTGTACGCGGTGAGGGCGAGTGGCCAGGCGCCCAGGTCCTCATGGTTCTGCTGCAGCAGGCGGGCGGCGGCCGCGGCGGCCAGGTAGGGGTCCAGGCGTTCGTCCACCACGTGGTCGACCTGCATGAAGCGCCGCCCCGTGGAACGGGTGAACTGCCACATGCCGACGGCGGCGGCGTGGGAGCGCGCGCCGGCATTGTAGGAACTCTCCACGTGGGGCAGCAGGGCCAGTTCCTCGGGCAGGCCGAGGGCGGCGAACTCCGCGCGGATGTGATCGAGGTAACGGCCGGAACGCGCGAGGCCCTCACGGAAGCGATTGGCCTGTCCCAACTGAAAGCGCAGGCGCTTGGCGGCCTGCGCCAGGGTGGCGTTGGTGACGTCCTCGGGCCACAGGCTCAGCACCTCGCGTTGCTCGTCGGTGAGGCCTGAGCGCGCACCGCTCGCCAGGCGCTCGAGGATGCGTCGGTAATGGGTGATGCGCTTGGACACGAGGCGGCTGCGCTGGCGGCGCGAGAGTTCACCGCCGAGTTCGACTACCTCGTAGACCACACCGAGCTCTCGGTTGTCGTGGATGAACCCTTGGCTGGTCTCCACTTCCGTGTAGACGCGGCGCCAGAAGTCCGTTGCCGCGTGCAGGCTCGGCGGCACGGGGAAATGGGCCGGATCAGCGCCGGTGACGGGGGCGGTGGCCTCGTCGGCCGCTGCCACCGTGGCGAAGAGCCAGACGAGCACGGCCAACCAGGGTGCCCAGGTGATGGCTTGCGTCCCTTGGGCCCAGGCCCGTATGGTCCGCCCTTTGGCGGCGCCCCAGCGCAGTTGGCTCATCGCGTCTTCCCGAATGAGGTGAGGGGCCAGAGCGGCGCGTCTGCCGCGGACTCGGCCGAAAACGGGGGATCTGGCGATCCGTGCAACGAATGTTTGCAAGTGTCGCCATTACCCTACCCCAAGCGTCGGCCGCCCTCCAACCACTCGTTCCCGATGTGACATATGCAGTCTTCCGAGCCCGCTGAGGGCGTGCGCAAATCCCAATCCGTGACGCAGAAAAAGCTTCGCAAGCGCTTGCGCCGCCAGGTCGGTCAGGCCATCGGCGACTACGCGATGATCGAGGCGGGTGATCGGGTCATGGTGTGTCTGTCGGGCGGCAAGGACTCCTACTCGATGTTGGACGTGCTGCTCGACCTGCAGGCGGCCGCCCCCGTGCCCTTCACCCTCGACGCGGTGAACCTGGATCAGAAACAGCCGCACTTCCCGGCTCAGGTGCTCCCGGACTACTGCCGTGAGCGAGGGGTGACCCTGCACGTGCTGGAGCAGGACACCTACAGCGTGGTGAAGCGGGTGGTGCCCGAGGGGCGCACGATGTGCGGCCTTTGCTCGCGCCTGCGTCGCGGCGCGCTGTACCGCTTTGCGCGGGAGGAGGGCTTTACCAAGATCGCCCTCGGCCACCATCGCGACGACATCCTGGAAACCCTGCTCATGAACATGTTCAACGGCGGCCGGCTGGCGGCGATGCCGCCGAAGCTGCTGAGCGAGGACGGCGAGTGCACCGTGATCAGGCCCCTGGCCTACTGCGAGGAGCGGGACTTGGCGCGTTTTGCGGTGCTGCAGGGCTACCCCATCATCCCCTGCCGTCTGTGTGGCTCGCAGGAGAATTCCCAGCGCCGCAGCGTCAAGGCCCTGCTACGTGAGTGGGAGCGCGATCACCCCGGACGCATCGCCTCCATGTTCAGATCCCTGCAGCACGTGGTGCCGAGCCATCTGATGGACGCGGAACATCACGATTTCGCCGGCCTGCGAAGCGCCAACGCGCCTGCGCCAGCAGCCAGCGCCGACGCTAAGGCCTGGCTGATGCCCTCGCCGAGCGCTCAGCAGGCGCCGGCCACCTGCGAGGGGGAGAAGGCAGCCAAGCCGAGCAAGGCCGGCTCCGGCGCGGTGATCAGCGCGGTGGGGATGGGCGCCAGCAGCTGCGAGTAGTGGCCCTTGCTCTCGAAGCGCTTGCGGAAGTCCGAGGCGATGAGGCGCGGCCGTAGGCGGGGCAGGATGCCGCCCGCCAGGTACACCCCCGAGTAGGCGCCGAAGCTCAGGGCCAGGTCGCCGGCGAAGCCGCCCAGCATCGCGAAGAAGATCTGCAGGGTGCGCTCCGCCACGCGATCGCCCGCATCTGCTCTGGCCACCACCTCCGCCGCGTCCTCCGCGTTGGCCTCGCTGCCGTGTCCGCCGAGGGTGGCCACGGCGCGGTGCAGGCGCACCAGGCCGGCGCCGCACAGGAGCGTCTCCCAGCTCACGTGCCCCTCGCGCTCGCGCACCCAGGCGATGAGTTCCGCCTCCTGCTCGGTGAAGGCGGCGGCGGTGGCGTGGCCGCCTTCGCCCTCGATGGCCACGTAGCCCGCGCCGTGGGGGATCAGGGCCGAGACGCCGAGCCCGGTGCCGGGGCCGAGCACCACCGTGGGCGTGGCGGGCGAACTGCCGCGGTCTGCTCGGCGGGCCACGCCACCCAGGGGCTGCAGTTCGTCCTCACCCAGCCAGGGCAGGCACAGGGCCACGGCCGTGAAGTCGTTGATCAGGTGCACCCGCTCGATGCGCAACTCCCGGGCGAGCGATTCGCTGCTGAAGACCCAATCGCGGCGGTTGGTGAGGCGTACCTCCGTGCCGGTGATCGGCGCCGCCACGGCGATCGCCGCATCCACCGGGGGATGGTCCAGTGCCTCGCCGAGGGCGGCCAGGTAGGCCTTCAGCGCTGCGGCCAGCCCGGAATGCTCGTCGTTGCGCAGGCGGGCGAGATGGGCCACGGTGCCGTCGCTGGCGACGATGCCGGCGCGGGTGTTGGTGCCGCCGACATCGGCGACCAGGCGGTGGGTGACGGGTTGTACGCGAGCGGTCATGGACACTGGCTTCGACTGGGTGGACGACTGCCGCATAATACCGCCCCTTGCGGGGAGAGCACGGAGTAGCGCGATTGGTTGAGCAACGGGCTCACGAGGGAACGCTTCGATGAGGTGGCTGGGGCTGGATCGCCTGCTGTTCGCCCTGGCGCGGCGCGTGCTGGGGCTGTTGGTCAAGCCCTCGGTGCTGCCCTCGCCGCTGCAGTTCGAGGCCGGCGGCTCGGAGCCGATCTGCTACGTGCTGGAGAATAATTCCCTTAGCGACCTGCTCACGCTCGACCTCGTGTGTCTGCGCCACGGCTTGCCACGCCCGGGCCATCCCCTCCTGTCCCTGCACGAGCGCCGCTCGGTCATCATGTTGCGCACCAAGCGTCACTGGTATTCGCGACGCCTGACCCGCTCGGCGCGCCTCGAGCGCATGACGGAGATGGTCGCCACGGACTCTGAGCGCGACGCGCGACTGATCCCCGTCTCGATTTTCTGGGGGCGAACGCCGGAGCGCG
Above is a window of Pseudomonadota bacterium DNA encoding:
- a CDS encoding SDR family oxidoreductase; protein product: MAYFVTGATGFIGKRVVRRLLARTGHVHVLVRDASDARTADLLRYWKTDGTRVTFLEGDITKANCALAEEQVDALKGKVDHVFHLAAIYDLTRNEEQQYKANVDGTRHVVELAERLAAGCFHHTSSIAAAGLYDGVFREDMFEEATGLDDPYYRSKHDAEGVVRNDCSIPFRIYRPGVVVGDSQTGEMDKVDGPYYFFKLIQRMRHMLPAWMPTIGLEGGRINIVPVDFVADAMDHIAHKPGLDGECFHLTEDKARRVGDMLNLFARAGHAPEMALRFDARMLSFVPTALLRGIGALAPVQRAKDALLEDLQIPEQVLRFIGYPTRFDRRATDAALADSAIAVPELEDYAWRLWDYWERHLDPDLHVDRTLSGAVKGKVVVVTGASSGIGKSAAVKIGAAGGRVVLVARKLSKLEKTKKLIDEAGGESHIVTCDISDVEAVDTAVKQIEETIGTVDVLINNAGRSIRRSLKHSFERFHDFERTMQLNYFGALRMILRILPGMVERRAGHIINISSIGVLSNAPRFSAYVASKAALDAFTRCAAAEFNDADVRFTTINMPLVRTPMIAPTKIYQNVPTISPEEAADMIVDAIIRRPHRVATRLGIFAEIAHLLAPNLVQVGMNTAFKLFPDSPKGTDGKRLPRSAEQIAFAQLTRGIHW
- a CDS encoding tetratricopeptide repeat protein; this encodes MLAIRTADHLLERQESSAAADVLERYLAAHPPHGRVLQRLGRVRLMQGRAAEAAHLLEQALECCAPEPAMDDEVVAICTDDQQLAPATPPSAAAR
- a CDS encoding SDR family oxidoreductase, with protein sequence MSKAPYAGSTVLVTGATEGIGRACALQLADVRAKLVLGARNTERLEQIASECRELGAQVLTQPTDVSREADCQRLVEAGIAEFGGLDTLVCNAGSTMWARFDQLESLDVFPHLLQVNLMGAVNCIRHALPALRASGGRLVAVASAAGMTGVPERTAYAASKHALVGFMDSLRIELRDRGVSVTVAAPDFVLTETHRRAIGADGKALGTSPMQEGKLLTASRCAEMILADTWARKRLCLTSSRTRLGLLLKPFLPALLDRIAAKAIEQRR
- a CDS encoding SDR family oxidoreductase; this translates as MVDFNGLHIVITGAASGLGRLMTERLLGAGATVHAVDVDADGLKDLQTQADAGGSGRLLPYPCDLSNRRAIAATADQIQHACPAVDILINNAGIVSGRPLLEISDEQIERTFAVNTLALFWLTRAFLPAMVRRDAGHIVTIASAGGLVGTARLTDYCASKFAAIGFDDSLRLELKRLNSRIRTTVVCPFYINTGMFEGVRTRFPWLLPILEPEYVVERTLEAVRRGRRRLIMPRFVLSVFLARLLPTAWFDAVMSFFGISKSMDDFVGRRGKAE
- a CDS encoding LysM peptidoglycan-binding domain-containing protein, yielding MSQLRWGAAKGRTIRAWAQGTQAITWAPWLAVLVWLFATVAAADEATAPVTGADPAHFPVPPSLHAATDFWRRVYTEVETSQGFIHDNRELGVVYEVVELGGELSRRQRSRLVSKRITHYRRILERLASGARSGLTDEQREVLSLWPEDVTNATLAQAAKRLRFQLGQANRFREGLARSGRYLDHIRAEFAALGLPEELALLPHVESSYNAGARSHAAAVGMWQFTRSTGRRFMQVDHVVDERLDPYLAAAAAARLLQQNHEDLGAWPLALTAYNHGVAGMRRATVKLGTQNIGDIVERYDGRTFGFASRNFYASFIAAVHVHQHASQYFGDVTPASPVPHHAVEIPDFVPAAALAESLGTDLDTLRKLNPALRWPIWRGEKHVPKGYALRVPATLDLLSAREALGAVPATQRFARQTPDVQHRVERGESLSVIGARYGVSARAIAELNGLKSAHLIRVGQTLKLPVRATQRAPTPAPVTAKAISTPATASSRPAATTAAVVTAPGGTYRVRRGDSISVIARRLGVRQRDLIAANRLSNADRLSVGQMLVVPGKGQTFETYVPEVYTVRRGDSVWEVAKRFGIPRNRIVSLNALKSGQHIFIGQKLRLKPVLGAAGATTAE
- the ttcA gene encoding tRNA 2-thiocytidine(32) synthetase TtcA, whose amino-acid sequence is MQSSEPAEGVRKSQSVTQKKLRKRLRRQVGQAIGDYAMIEAGDRVMVCLSGGKDSYSMLDVLLDLQAAAPVPFTLDAVNLDQKQPHFPAQVLPDYCRERGVTLHVLEQDTYSVVKRVVPEGRTMCGLCSRLRRGALYRFAREEGFTKIALGHHRDDILETLLMNMFNGGRLAAMPPKLLSEDGECTVIRPLAYCEERDLARFAVLQGYPIIPCRLCGSQENSQRRSVKALLREWERDHPGRIASMFRSLQHVVPSHLMDAEHHDFAGLRSANAPAPAASADAKAWLMPSPSAQQAPATCEGEKAAKPSKAGSGAVISAVGMGASSCE
- the glk gene encoding glucokinase is translated as MTARVQPVTHRLVADVGGTNTRAGIVASDGTVAHLARLRNDEHSGLAAALKAYLAALGEALDHPPVDAAIAVAAPITGTEVRLTNRRDWVFSSESLARELRIERVHLINDFTAVALCLPWLGEDELQPLGGVARRADRGSSPATPTVVLGPGTGLGVSALIPHGAGYVAIEGEGGHATAAAFTEQEAELIAWVREREGHVSWETLLCGAGLVRLHRAVATLGGHGSEANAEDAAEVVARADAGDRVAERTLQIFFAMLGGFAGDLALSFGAYSGVYLAGGILPRLRPRLIASDFRKRFESKGHYSQLLAPIPTALITAPEPALLGLAAFSPSQVAGAC